The bacterium genome includes the window AAATTACGGCGTCGACGTCGCCACGACGATGGCTTCCTTGCCGCCAGCGGTACGGGAGAAGATGGAGGCTGTGAGCCGCCGGCTCGTGCTGAAGCGCGTCGGCCTGTTCCGGTCTTTGCGGCTCCCCGGCCTTATCCGGGAGGAAGAGGCGAAGATGCGGGACGTAGACCTCGCGCCGCTCCGGGGGCGGGGCCTAGATAAAGAAGAAGTCCGCGCGGGGGTGCTTTCGCAAGTCGCGGCCTTCGCCGCCGTCGCGCGCCTCGCCGGGACCGAAAAGGCCGTCGCTATTTTCGAAGAGATAATACGCGAGGTCGGCGCCGAGCTGTGGGCGGCGCAAGCACCGGCCGCCGCCGATTTCAAAAGCGGCGGCGACGCGTTCGCGGCCTTCCGCGCCTACTTCGACGCGACGATGGAGGCCAACCGGCGCGCCGGCGTCCTGGAATACGACGTGGGCGAGGACGGCGACGACGCCGTCCAGTACGACGTTAGCTCTTGCGTCTTCCTCGAGCTGGCCGCGCTTCTGGGGTACCCGGAGGCCGCCCGGCATCTCTGCCTCGCCGACGACGTCTACTTCCCGGACGAGTGCCGGAAGATCGGCTTGCGCTTCGTCCGGACCGGCACGCTGGCGCGGGGCGACCGCCGCTGCGATTTCCGCTTCGAGCGCGAGCCGAAGGCCGCCGGCTGAATAGAAAAGC containing:
- a CDS encoding L-2-amino-thiazoline-4-carboxylic acid hydrolase, which produces MDVKNLKNYGVDVATTMASLPPAVREKMEAVSRRLVLKRVGLFRSLRLPGLIREEEAKMRDVDLAPLRGRGLDKEEVRAGVLSQVAAFAAVARLAGTEKAVAIFEEIIREVGAELWAAQAPAAADFKSGGDAFAAFRAYFDATMEANRRAGVLEYDVGEDGDDAVQYDVSSCVFLELAALLGYPEAARHLCLADDVYFPDECRKIGLRFVRTGTLARGDRRCDFRFEREPKAAG